Proteins from a single region of Nitrososphaerota archaeon:
- a CDS encoding DHH family phosphoesterase, translating into MADLDGLRARYLSLVPVILSAATGGKKILVVTHIDADGLCSGSIVFASLMRKGANVTLRAVPDLDLKTIEQIGGAGYDLHIFTDLGSALVSELQAALGERFLIIDHHQISEADAAKPVVVNAWNYGYDGGREACSSAMAYFFSEAVDPANRDLAPLAVVGALADRQDSGEGRSLTGLNRSAMDAARSTGLLAASTDLMFTGRETRPIHEAVALTSTPFLKGLTGSKDAVLALLHQSGMKLKDGGTWRTISSLSDEEKKGLTEIIAGALGAEEGSTEALAGLFGEVYVQRFEDTFTPLRDAREFGTLLNSCGRMGAPGVGVSICLGDRSQALKDATKVLAAYRSGINKALEGITSDRSRIEGHGKLVFVNGEGIVDEKLLGPVISILTSSPEFKAKVVVGTAASQGSEVKVSSRVGDSFDGSVNLGAIMREAAEAVKGVGGGHEMAAGAKIPSSAVGTFSKAVEARVLS; encoded by the coding sequence TTGGCTGACCTCGATGGTCTCCGGGCGAGGTACCTGAGTCTCGTCCCGGTTATACTCAGCGCCGCTACTGGGGGGAAGAAGATCCTGGTTGTAACACACATCGACGCCGATGGCCTCTGCAGCGGCTCGATAGTCTTCGCGTCTCTCATGCGCAAAGGGGCCAACGTCACCCTGAGGGCGGTCCCGGACCTCGACCTCAAGACCATCGAACAGATCGGCGGCGCAGGCTATGACCTTCACATCTTCACCGACTTGGGCTCGGCCCTCGTCAGCGAACTACAGGCGGCGCTCGGGGAGAGGTTCCTGATAATCGACCACCATCAGATCTCCGAAGCAGACGCGGCGAAGCCCGTCGTGGTGAACGCCTGGAACTACGGCTACGACGGGGGGAGGGAGGCATGCTCGTCCGCTATGGCTTACTTCTTTTCGGAGGCGGTGGACCCGGCTAACCGGGACCTGGCCCCGCTGGCGGTGGTCGGAGCGCTCGCGGACCGCCAGGACTCCGGGGAGGGGAGGTCCCTCACCGGCCTGAACAGGTCCGCCATGGATGCCGCCAGGTCAACCGGGCTCCTTGCGGCGTCGACCGACCTCATGTTCACAGGGAGGGAGACCAGGCCCATCCACGAAGCAGTCGCCTTGACTTCGACGCCGTTCCTCAAGGGCCTCACCGGGAGCAAGGACGCGGTCCTCGCCTTGCTCCACCAGTCGGGGATGAAGCTGAAGGACGGCGGGACCTGGAGGACCATCTCCTCGCTCTCCGACGAGGAAAAGAAGGGCCTCACGGAGATCATAGCGGGGGCACTGGGGGCCGAAGAAGGGTCCACCGAGGCGCTCGCGGGCCTCTTCGGAGAGGTCTATGTGCAGCGGTTCGAGGACACGTTCACCCCGCTGAGGGACGCGAGAGAGTTCGGGACCCTGCTCAACTCCTGCGGAAGGATGGGCGCTCCCGGGGTCGGGGTCTCCATCTGCCTTGGAGACAGGTCCCAGGCGCTCAAGGACGCGACGAAGGTCCTCGCGGCGTACAGATCAGGGATCAACAAGGCCCTGGAAGGTATCACCTCCGACCGGTCCAGGATAGAAGGACACGGAAAGCTGGTCTTTGTCAACGGCGAAGGGATAGTGGACGAGAAGCTCCTCGGCCCGGTCATCTCCATCCTGACCTCTTCTCCGGAGTTCAAGGCCAAGGTCGTCGTCGGGACCGCAGCGAGTCAGGGGTCCGAGGTGAAGGTCTCCTCCCGAGTAGGCGATTCCTTCGACGGCTCGGTAAACCTGGGGGCGATAATGAGGGAAGCGGCCGAGGCCGTGAAGGGGGTCGGGGGAGGGCACGAGATGGCAGCGGGGGCCAAGATCCCCTCGTCCGCCGTCGGAACCTTCTCCAAGGCCGTCGAGGCACGGGTCCTGAGTTGA